The following coding sequences lie in one Trichoderma breve strain T069 chromosome 1, whole genome shotgun sequence genomic window:
- a CDS encoding alg9-like mannosyltransferase family domain-containing protein, with amino-acid sequence MEFTDLLLFAVPLLHLLAAPYTKVEESFNLQATHDILTYGTPTHDVHARLSSTYDHFTFPGAVPRTFVGSVLLVGVSQPLVALAGFQHAQFIVRAVLGCFNAVCLVVFGRAVREAFGRGAARWWVVLSVSQFHVVFYLSRTLPNMFAFGLTTLASAFLLPKNNTKKAHARRRQAIALLVFATAVFRSELAILLAATGLLLLVNKLLGLWELIVVFLGSFATSLALSVPVDSYFWQRPLWPELAGFYYNAVLGSSSNWGVSPWHYYFTSALPRLLLNPLCFPLIGLALFHPATSRRVQHLLIPSLAFITVYSIQPHKETRFIFYVVPPLTAAAAVGASFFSSRWSKSPLYSLATIVLALSVLASFVASTGMLLLSSLNYPGGDAISQLYAITANITSSPSELFVHADVLTCMTGLTLFGQNLYGSVPTSSSPVLVFDKTEFDYVLMEDPSLVLGTWDTIGRIHSYDGIEILRPGQVAVLADSSPEQGANANVLGQGAAIAAVRDTVRKYTRGWWIGPRMSPRIHIMKQARNDDAESKNIFISPI; translated from the exons ATGGAATTCACAG atctcctcctcttcgccgTGCCGCTGCTGCACCTCCTCGCAGCGCCCTACACCAAAGTCGAAGAGTCCTTCAACCTCCAGGCCACCCACGACATCCTCACCTACGGCACGCCCACTCACGACGTCCACGCGCGGCTCTCGTCCACGTACGACCACTTCACGTTCCCCGGCGCCGTGCCCCGGACGTTTGTCGGGTCGGTGCTCCTGGTGGGCGTGAGCCAGCCGCTGGTTGCTCTCGCGGGGTTCCAGCATGCGCAGTTCATCGTGAGGGCCGTGCTGGGGTGTTTTAATGCCGTGTGCTTGGTGGTGTTTGGGAGGGCGGTAAGGGAGGCGTTTGGGAGGGGGGCGGCGAGGTGGTGGGTGGTGTTGAGCGTGAGCCAGTTCCATGTGGTGTTTTATTTGAGCAGGACGTTGCCCAACATGTTTGCCTTTGGATTGA CAACCCTCGCATCAgccttcctcctccccaaaaacaacaccaaaaaggCCCAcgcccgccgccgccaggccatcgccctcctcgtcttcgccaCCGCCGTCTTCCGCTCCGagctcgccatcctcctcgccgccacgGGGCTTCTCCTACTTGTCAACAAACTCCTCGGCCTGTGGGagctcatcgtcgtctttcTCGGCTCCTTCGCCACGTCGCTCGCGCTCTCCGTGCCCGTCGACTCGTACTTTTGGCAGAGGCCGTTGTGGCCGGAGCTCGCTGGCTTCTACTACAATGCCGTTCTGGGATCATCCTCCAACTGGGGCGTCTCGCCGTGGCACTACTACTTCACGTCTGCGCTGCCACGCCTCTTGCTCAATCCGTTGTGCTTCCCGCTCATTGGATTGGCGCTCTTCCATCCCGCAACATCTCGTCGagtccagcatctcctcaTTCCATCCCTGGCATTCATCACCGTATACTCCATCCAGCCGCACAAAGAAAcccgcttcatcttctatGTTGTCCCTCCACTCACCGCGGCCGCAGCCGTAGGCgcaagcttcttctcttcccgCTGGTCAAAGTCTCCCCTCTACAGCCTCGCCACCATCGTCCTTGCTCTCTCCGTTCTCGCTTCCTTTGTCGCTAGCACGGGCATGCTCCTCCTCTCATCACTCAATTACCCcggcggcgatgccatcTCTCAGCTCTACGCCATCACAGCAAACATCACTTCCTCTCCTTCCGAGCTGTTCGTCCACGCAGACGTCCTCACTTGCATGACGGGACTCACCCTCTTTGGCCAAAACCTCTACGGCTCTGTCccaacatcttcctctccagTCCTCGTCTTCGATAAAACTGAG TTCGACTACGTCCTCATGGAAGATCCATCCCTCGTCCTCGGAACATGGGATACCATCGGTCGTATACATAGCTACGATGGCATCGAAATCCTACGACCTGGTCAGGTAGCCGTGTTAGCAGACTCATCCCCTGAACAAGGAGCGAACGCCAATGTTCTAGGCCAAGGCGCTGCTATTGCTGCTGTTAGGGACACGGTGAGGAAATATACCAGAGGCTGGTGGATCGGCCCACGGATGTCTCCTCGAATACACATCATGAAACAAGCTCGAAACGACGATGCTGAATCCAAGAACATTTTCATTAGTCCCATATAG
- a CDS encoding protein phosphatase 2C domain-containing protein, translated as MAENEAPFRISSGTSASTDSTRSSITAKPSTPTAASTEAASRNGMGVGVGVGAGAGVGTGTGPAHIDTDASTPHHHKSLSRDDDLQVSPTSTATTRMSPTTSRESGRRLSDLTNYRRDLAVLDPPRGHPNPANYAASLVDESADNMSIFSQFSPGLHGLGSRTGASSSLGMQDSPEQLYYTDGRRPSAASVTTTASSTGSKASGPRGGFRKLQGFFGEEFPGRDSSESSLPTSYMGKDQRSRSYSHTRPTHRDRNYSNATDHTRDASPASSRPRTPVPAPEVVPFLYQDNTDIARYGEAPVRDIMTGPDRERYMSDGAPQVPPKSSQSSRAGIVHLPGHHHRHNKSIDDPRSLRPTTSREDSTSSSYPRERGGMAGTLFSSSRSRAQSPTPSIGSGQAPYSRSGVLEGHASPGHHGKLGFMGRFRRHKDKDDGNSGGSKLRDLPQSTRSLQAKSSKTDLTRPELSPSAFPSTFVLGSGDVSDASDTRSLAGRGGTFKNNFPFSKNKRPLRPNDCDETIGPTDRADPGHMYHLDTNLNDMEGILAKPPPLTPMDTSFVNIDPDPIDSAVSPPKGGSWDAPDSWAVRRGTEDTTIQQPEVEELSSPPRPEEKLTPYFIRIFRSDGTFSTHSMALDATVAEVISQVIKKTYVVDGLENYHIIMKKHDLIRVLTPGERPLLIQKRLLQQVGYEEKDRIEDLGREDNGYLCRFMFLSARESDFHSKTADLGIKATQKVNYVDLAGRNLVTIPISLYLKANDIISLNLSRNLSLDVPRDFIQSCKNLRDIKFNNNEARKLPLSLGRAARLTYLDASNNRLEQLDHAELNTLTGLLRMNLANNRLTHLPPYFGAYQALRSLNISSNFLDAFPPFLCDLHSLVDLDLSFNSIAELPEEIGQLKSLEKLLITNNHLSGGVPESFSGLISLRELDIKYNYITNIDVISELPKLEILYAAHNHISAFVGKFERIRQLKLNSNPLNKFEIREPLPTLKTLNLSQGQLASIDSAFSNMPNLERLVLDKNHFVSLPPQIGALSRLEHFSIAHNSVSELPPQIGCLTELRVLDVRDNNISKLPMEIWWANKLETFNASSNMLENFPKAASRAPRLPGEELQGPPPTTNGKTLPMGTLSASGSSEELGEERRPSQASSTTLLSVGPTPNIPGADRKSSVVSVYGKGGRKTSVMSRGTSQSHQSQNTVSTSNQSLRKDSGLSSRLTNTFAGSLRNLYLADNRLDDDVFDQITLLAELRVLNLSYNWEVSDMPQRSMQNWPQLVELYLSGNVLTSLPADDLEETSLLQTLYINGNKFTNLPADISRAKKLAVLDCGNNQLKYNIANVPYDWNWNLNPNLRYLNLSGNKRLEIKQTAWGGIDGPGAVNREEYTDFNRLLNLRILGLMDVTLTQPSIPDQSEDRRVRTSGSLAGHLPYGMADTLGKNEHLSTVDLVVPRFNSSETEMLLGLFDGQALSNSGSKIAKYLHENFGHIFAQELKALKTRQNETPADALRRAFLALNKDLVTAATQYSDDRKKKSHRGVSQPVILSREDLNSGGVATVLYLQGTELYVANVGDVQAMVIKTDSKHHILTRKHDPAEPSERSRIREAGGWVSRNGRLNDTLQVSRAFGYVDLMPAVQAAPYVTNMTIRENDDIIVMATSELWEYLPPGLITDIARAERQDLMRAAQKLRDIAMAYGASGKIMVMMISVVDLKRRVERSRLHRGTSMSLYPSGVPAEAPYLLSTRRGRKGKGDVLDSSLNRLEAEIPAPTGNVSIVFTDIKNSTTLWEMYPNAMRSAIKLHNEVMRRQLRRIGGYEVKTEGDAFMVSFPTATSALLWCFAVQMELLEVPWPSEVLNSMSCQPIYDKENALIFKGLSVRMGIHYGDCVCETDPVTRRMDYFGPMVNKASRISACADGGQITVSSDFISEIQRCLENYQDTDRNVSTSSEASFEDESIATAIRKDLRSLTSQGFEVKEMGEKKLKGLENPEVVYSLYPHALTGRIEYHLQHERQDLMADRPTAVLSGDLAFDPDTIWSLWRVSLRLEMLCSTLEEVRGPGLQPPETELLERMKTRGGEVTERFLINFMEHQVSRIETCVSTLTMRHLAIGGGTLRELNQLRAPMAAVFEFFLKQKEELDRYKEKYGPIEDEPSNGVTIRGEIEDVEEEVENSEEDGSDTEQE; from the exons ATGGCTGAGAATGAAGCTCCCTTCCGCATCAGCTCCGGCACGAGCGCCAGCACCGACAGCACTCGATCCTCCATCACGGCGAAGCCCTCGACCCCGACGGCGGCTTCAACCGAAGCTGCATCGCGCAACGGCATGGGCGTGGGCGTGGGCGTGGGCGCGGGTGCGGGTGtaggcacaggcacaggcccGGCGCACATTGACACGGACGCTTCCACGCCCCATCACCATAA GAGCCTCTCACGAGATGACGACCTCCAGGTTTCGCCCACCTCGACCGCCACCACACGAATGTCGCCTACGACGTCGAGAGAGAGCGGCCGCCGCTTGAGCGACCTCACCAACTACCGCCGCGACCTGGCCGTGCTCGATCCCCCGCGAGGCCATCCCAACCCCGCCAACTATGCCGCGAGCCTCGTCGACGAGTCGGCCGACAacatgtccatcttctcgcagTTCTCCCCCGGGCTGCACGGCTTGGGATCCCGTACCGGCGCAAGCTCGTCGCTGGGCATGCAAGATTCCCCGGAGCAGCTCTACTACACAGATGGGAGGCGGCCATCGGCTGCTAGTGTCACCACGACGGCTAGCAGTACTGGATCCAAGGCTAGCGGTCCCCGTGGCGGCTTTCGCAAACTGCAGGGCTTTTTCGGCGAGGAGTTTCCTGGGCGCGATAGTTCCGAGAGCAGCCTGCCGACCTCTTATATGGGGAAGGACCAACGATCGCGCTCCTACAGCCATACTCGCCCGACGCATCGCGATCGTAACTACTCCAATGCCACCGATCATACAAGGGATGCTTCGCCTGCCTCGTCACGACCCAGGACCCCAGTTCCGGCCCCTGAAGTAGTGCCCTTTTTGTATCAGGATAATACT GACATTGCGCGCTATGGAGAGGCTCCCGTAAGAGACATCATGACGGGCCCCGATCGGGAACGATACATGTCGGATGGCGCGCCTCAAGTGCCGCCGAAATCCTCACAGTCCTCACGCGCCGGCATCGTTCACCTCCCCGGtcaccatcaccgccatAACAAGAGTATCGATGATCCGAGGAGCCTGCGGCCGACCACCAGTCGGGAAGACTCTACGAGCAGTTCATATCCTCGCGAACGAGGGGGCATGGCGGGGAcgctcttcagcagctcacGCTCCAGAGCCCAAAGCCCGACACCGAGCATTGGTAGTGGACAGGCTCCCTACTCAAGGTCTGGCGTGCTTGAGGGACACGCTTCCCCTGGCCACCATGGCAAGCTTGGCTTCATGGGCCGATTTCGACGGCATAAGgacaaagatgatggcaacagTGGCGGCTCCAAGCTGAGAGACTTACCCCAGTCTACCAGGTCTTTGCAGGCAAAGTCCTCCAAGACGGACTTGACGCGCCCCGAGCTGTCGCCATCCGCCTTTCCTTCTACCTTTGTACTCGGCTCTGGAGATGTGTCCGATGCTTCTGATACCCGGTCCCTGGCAGGGCGCGGCGGAACGTTCAAGAACAACTTTCCCTTCTCCAAGAACAAGCGACCCCTCCGGCCGAACGACTGCGACGAGACCATTGGCCCGACCGACCGTGCTGATCCTGGACACATGTACCACCTTGACACGAACTTGAACGATATGGAAGGTATTCTGGCCAAGCCACCCCCATTGACCCCCATGGACACCTCCTTCGTGAACATCGACCCTGACCCCATCGATTCGGCAGTTTCTCCGCCGAAGGGAGGAAGTTGGGATGCCCCTGATAGCTGGGCAGTCCGCCGAGGCACCGAGGATACTACGATACAGCAGCCAGAAGTGGAAGAGCTCTCGAGCCCACCGCGACCCGAGGAGAAACTGACGCCTTACTTTATTCGCATATTCCGATCGGACGGGACCTTTTCAACACACTCCATGGCTTTAGACGCCACTGTTGCCGAGGTCATATCACAAGTGATTAAGAAGACATATGTCGTTGACGGACTCGAAAACTaccacatcatcatgaagaagCATGACCTTATCCGCGTCCTAACCCCCGGCGAGCGGCCTTTACTCATCCAGAAACGCCTCCTACAGCAGGTTGGTTACGAGGAAAAGGACAGAATAGAGGATTTGGGCCGCGAGGACAACGGGTACCTGTGCCGCTTCATGTTCCTGTCTGCCCGAGAGAGTGATTTCCACTCAAAGACGGCGGACCTGGGCATCAAGGCCACCCAAAAGGTTAACTACGTCGATCTTGCTGGTCGCAACCTCGTCACCATTCCCATCTCCCTCTATCTTAAGGCTAACGATATTATATCTCTTAACCTCTCTCGTAACCTGTCTCTGGATGTGCCACGAGACTTTATCCAGTCCTGCAAGAACCTCCGAGACATCAAATTCAATAACAATGAAGCAAGGAAACTGCCGCTCAGCCTTGGCCGGGCCGCGAGGCTCACATATCTGGATGCCTCCAACAATAGGTTGGAGCAGCTGGACCATGCTGAATTAAACACCCTCACCGGACTGCTGCGAATGAATCTTGCCAACAACCGCCTAACGCACCTGCCCCCTTACTTTGGCGCATACCAAGCGTTGAGGAGTTTGAATATTTCCTCCAACTTCTTGGATGCGTTCCCACCCTTCTTATGCGACCTGCACAGCCTGGTTGACTTGGATCTAAGTTTCAACTCCATCGCAGAGCTGCCGGAAGagattggccagctcaaGAGTCTGGAAAAGCTACTCATCACCAATAATCATCTCAGCGGCGGTGTCCCGGAGTCGTTCAGTGGCCTTATTAGCTTGCGCGAGCTTGACATCAAATACAACTACATCACTAATATCGACGTCATTTCCGAACTGCCCAAGCTGGAGATCTTGTACGCCGCTCACAATCATATCTCAGCCTTTGTTGGCAAATTTGAGCGCATTCGTCAACTCAAATTGAACTCGAACCCGCTCAACAAGTTTGAAATCCGAGAGCCGCTCCCAACCCTCAAGACCCTGAACCTTTCTCAGGGCCAGCTGGCGAGCATCGACTCCGCATTCTCCAACATGCCGAATCTGGAGcgcctcgtcctcgacaAGAACCACTTCGTCTCACTCCCGCCTCAAATTGGTGCCCTGAGCCGCCTGGAGCATTTCAGCATTGCTCACAACTCTGTGAGCGAACTGCCGCCCCAGATAGGCTGCCTAACAGAGCTTAGGGTCCTCGACGTGCGAGATAACAACATCTCTAAACTGCCCATGGAAATTTGGTGGGCTAACAAGCTCGAAACCTTCAATGCCTCTTCCAACATGCTAGAAAATTTCCCCAAGGCCGCGTCAAGGGCCCCCAGACTACCTGGTGAAGAGCTGCAGGGACCACCTCCGACGACAAATGGTAAGACGCTCCCAATGGGAACACTTTCCGCCAGTGGCAGCTCTGAGGAACTGGGAGAGGAGCGCCGGCCGAGCCAAGCGTCAAGCACCACGCTTCTGAGCGTAGGCCCAACGCCCAATATCCCGGGAGCAGACCGAAAGAGTTCTGTCGTGTCCGTTTATGGAAAGGGCGGACGTAAGACGTCTGTCATGTCTAGGGGAACATCGCAATCTCACCAATCTCAGAACACGGTCTCGACTTCAAACCAGTCACTGAGAAAGGACTCAGGTCTGTCGTCTAGATTAACCAACACGTTTGCCGGATCATTGCGAAATCTGTACCTTGCGGACAACCGACTGGATGACGACGTGTTTGACCAGATTACGCTGCTTGCCGAGCTCAGAGTTCTCAATTTGTCCTACAACTGGGAGGTCAGCGACATGCCTCAGAGATCAATGCAAAACTGGCCACAGCTGGTAGAGCTGTACCTGTCTGGAAATGTTTTGACAAGTCTTCCGGCAGATGACTTGGAAGAGACGAGTCTTCTTCAAACCTTGTATATCAATGGCAACAAGTTCACCAACTTGCCAGCTGATATATCAAGAGCGAAGAAGCTTGCGGTTTTGGACTGCGGAAACAACCAGCTAAAGTACAACATTGCCAATGTTCCATACGACTGGAACTGGAACCTGAACCCAAACTTGAGATATCTCAACCTTTCGGGAAATAAGCGACTGGAAATTAAGCAGACAGCATGGGGCGGCATTGATGGCCCTGGAGCCGTAAACCGCGAGGAGTATACCGACTTTAACCGACTCCTCAACCTGAGGATACTGGGTCTGATGGACGTTACCCTGACTCAGCCCAGCATACCAGATCAAAGCGAAGACAGACGTGTTAGGACGTCCGGGTCGTTGGCAGGCCATTTGCCATATGGTATGGCCGACACTCTGGGCAAGAACGAGCATTTGTCCACGGTTGATCTTGTCGTTCCACGGTTTAACTCTTCAGAGACGGAGATGCTTTTGGGTCTCTTCGACGGCCAGGCATTGTCTAACAGCGGATCTAAGATTGCCAAGTATCTCCACGAAAACTTTGGACATATTTTTGCTCAGGAACTCAAAGCCTTGAAAACCCGCCAGAACGAAACACCTGCTGATGCGCTCCGAAGAGCCTTTTTGGCCCTTAACAAAGATCTGGTGACCGCCGCAACACAATATTCGGATGACCGGAAGAAAAAATCGCATAGGGGTGTATCTCAGCCGGTCATTCTTAGTAGAGAAGATCTCAATTCCGGAGGAGTCGCCACCGTCTTATACCTTCAAGGCACAGAACTATACGTGGCAAACGTCGGTGATGTTCAGGCTATGGTTATCAAGACTGACAGCAAACATCATATCCTAACCCGGAAACATGACCCCGCAGAGCCGTCAGAACGGTCAAGGATTCGCGAAGCTGGTGGATGGGTATCGCGCAATGGCCGGCTGAACGATACCCTACAAGTCTCTCGAGCCTTTGGATACGTTGATTTGATGCCCGCAGTACAGGCGGCACCTTACGTGACCAATATGACCATTCGAGAGAACGACGACATCATTGTCATGGCTACAAGCGAGCTATGGGAGTATCTCCCCCCTGGTCTCATCACGGATATCGCGCGAGCAGAGCGCCAGGACCTTATGCGAGCTGCTCAAAAGCTTCGCGATATCGCAATGGCCTACGGAGCATCAGGAAAAATTATGGTAATGATGATTAGCGTTGTCGACCTCAAGAGACGAGTGGAACGATCTCGCCTTCATCGGGGCACGAGCATGTCCCTGTACCCTTCGGGAGTCCCTGCGGAAGCTCCCTACCTCCTTTCCACGAGAAGGGGACGAAAGGGCAAGGGAGATGTTCTCGACTCTTCTCTCAACCGGCTCGAGGCGGAGATCCCCGCCCCGACTGGCAACGTCTCCATTGTCTTTACCGATATCAAGAACTCCACGACTCTCTGGGAGATGTATCCCAATGCCATGCGGTCGGCAATCAAGCTACATAACGAAGTGATGCGGCGACAACTACGCCGAATTGGAGGATACGAAGTCAAGACGGAAGGTGATGCCTTCATGGTGTCATTCCCTACTGCGACTTCGGCTCTCCTCTGGTGCTTTGCCGTTCAGATGGAGCTTCTCGAGGTCCCTTGGCCGTCAGAAGTTCTCAACTCAATGTCGTGCCAGCCGATATATGACAAGGAAAATGCGCTGATCTTTAAAGGACTGTCTGTTCGCATGGGCATTCACTACGGGGATTGTGTGTGCGAAACGGATCCCGTCACCCGCCGCATGGATTACTTTGGGCCCATGGTTAACAAAGCATCACGTATCTCGGCTTGTGCCGATGGCGGCCAGATCACTGTTTCCTCGGACTTCATCTCCGAAATTCAGCGCTGTCTGGAGAACTATCAAGACACAGATCGAAATGTTTCGACCAGCTCAGAAGCCTCTTTCGAGGACGAGTCAATCGCGACTGCTATTCGCAAGGATTTGAGATCTTTGACCTCCCAGGGTTTTGAAGtcaaagagatgggagagaagaagcttaaAGGTTTAGAAAACCCCGAGGTTGTCTATTCCTTGTACCCCCATGCTCTCACTGGCCGTATTGAATACCACCTACAACATGAGCGTCAAGATTTGATGGCCGACAGGCCCACTGCAGTCCTATCTGGTGACCTTGCATTTGACCCTGACACTATCTGGTCGTTGTGGAGAGTCAGCTTGCGCCTTGAGATGCTGTGCAGCACTTTGGAGGAAGTCAGAGGTCCGGGGCTTCAGCCCCCAGAGACGGAACTCTTGGAGCGTATGAAGACCCGAGGAGGCGAAGTCACTGAACGCTTCTTGATCAATTTTATGGAACATCAAGTAAGCAGAATAGAG ACTTGTGTGTCAACCCTGACCATGCGCCATCTCGCCATTGGAGGCGGTACCCTTCGAGAGCTTAACCAACTCCGTGCCCCCATGGCTGCGGTGTTCGAGTTCTTCTTGAAACAGAAAGAGGAGTTGGACCGTTACAAGGAGAAATATGGTCCCATTGAGGATGAACCCAGCAATGGGGTGACCATCAGGGGAGAGATTGaagacgttgaagaagaggtggaaaattctgaagaagatggaagtgACACTGAACAAGAGTAA
- a CDS encoding ubiquitin carboxyl-terminal hydrolase domain-containing protein yields the protein MAGFFNKIKGASTPSTAQTTKEVVAKKKDEIAPELTPLEKMLQNAGPLREDAADKFFGFENALFYSDLFRENVINYPSLSPSDTPNGSRPKVNVTLRPPMNPTPAAQQPAKKGISTKEAMKQRQTLNNGQPAPGQPAVKPEDKPDTPEYKKKQAMLKGPILELAQENGMAYGMDECTFTGLKDIFLAVLQSSTRTGVLSPQRFLEIFKRDNEMFRNSMHQDAHEFYGLVLNDVIANVEANARKIQERLEIKGSNDLTQSVQNALGSAMMNNLPTGYRTPGTGWVHDIFEGVLTSETKCLTCETASQRDETFLDLSIDLEEHSSVTSCLRKFSAEEMLCERNKFHCDHCGGLQEAEKRMKVKRLPKVLTLHLKRFKYTEDYSRLQKLFHRVVYPYHLRMFNTTEDAEDPDRMYELYAVVVHIGGNAYHGHYVSIIKTPDRGWVLFDDEMVEPVDKHFVRNFFGDKPGMATAYVLFYQETTFEKVREEQEREGMEEVKLATQAANVAQEDGVAKEETTPLKRQVTQPVVMPEHESLASLAHAATAPGLAHVPTSPIVEMPAVNEAPFASLPRTSTTRVETRSKDDLKKEKREREAAEKAAEKAAKQAEKEKEKLKEKQLKEDEKKRREDHIKVMQARRNEQDELQKALEASKKSAAQEEAVRKKEEGEGFGFLNRSKRGSKSMSKRSFSFFKDKNGALPDGAMNGDAPEKDKKGGRMSMGLGRKKSTSFLS from the exons ATGGCCGGATTCTTCAACAAAATTAAAGGCGCGAGCACG CCATCAACCGCTCAAACTACAAAGGAAGTggtggcgaagaagaaagacgagaTCGCACCGGAGTTGACCCCGCTTgagaagatgctgcagaATGCAGGACCCTTACGAGAGGATGCAGCTGACAAGTTCTTTGGCTTCGAAAAT GCTTTATTCTACTCCGACCTATTCCGAGAAAATGTAATCAACTACCCATCACTATCACCATCGGATACCCCCAATGGCAGCCGGCCCAAGGTCAACGTCACCCTCCGCCCACCCATGAACCCCACTCCAGCGGCGCAGCAGCCGGCCAAGAAGGGCATCAGCACCAAGGAGGCGATGAAACAGAGACAGACGCTCAATAATGGGCAACCGGCACCTGGCCAGCCTGCTGTCAAGCCCGAGGATAAGCCAGACACCCCTGAAtacaagaaaaaacaagccaTGCTCAAGGGCCCAATCCTAGAACTAGCACAAGAGAATGGCATGGCATACGGCATGGACGAGTGTACCTTTACGGGTCTCAAGGACATCTTCCTGGCAGTTCTTCAGAGCAGCACCAGGACGGGAGTCTTGAGTCCTCAGCGCTTCCTTGAGATATTCAAACGCGATAACGAAATGTTCCGAAACTCGATGCACCAGGACGCTCATGAATTCTACGGCCTTGTATTGAATGACGTCATTGCCAATGTCGAGGCAAATGCGAGAAAGATTCAGGAACGTCTGGAAATCAAGGGCTCAAACGACCTTACGCAGTCGGTACAGAATGCCTTGGGGTCTGCGATGATGAACAACTTACCGACGGGCTACCGCACTCCTGGGACAGGCTGGGTCCACGACATCTTTGAGGGCGTACTGACCTCGGAAACAAAATGCCTGACTTGCGAGACGGCATCACAGAGAGACGAGACTTTCCTCGATCTGTCCATTGATCTCGAAGAGCATTCATCTGTGACATCCTGCCTACGGAAATTCTCTGCCGAGGAGATGCTCTGCGAGCGAAACAAATTCCACTGCGACCACTGTGGCGGCCTACAGGAAGCCGAGAAGCGTATGAAGGTCAAGCGGCTACCGAAAGTACTGACTCTGCATCTCAAGCGATTCAAGTACACCGAGGACTATAGCCGCCTTCAGAAGCTCTTCCATCGTGTTGTATACCCCTATCACCTGCGCATGTTCAACACCacagaagatgcagaggatCCCGACAGGATGTACGAGCTCTACGCTGTCGTTGTTCATATCGGTGGCAATGCGTACCACGGCCATTacgtctccatcatcaagacTCCTGATCGTGGGTGGGTTTTATTCGACGACGAAATGGTTGAGCCCGTTGATAAGCACTTTGTGCGCAATTTCTTTGGCGACAAGCCTGGTATGGCGACTGCCTATGTCCTCTTTTATCAAGAAACTACTTTTGAGAAGGTCAGAGAGGAGCAAGAGAGGGAGGGTATGGAAGAAGTGAAGCTCGCAACACAGGCTGCTAATGTCGCGCAAGAGGACGGCGTGGCTAAGGAAGAAACCACTCCACTGAAGCGACAAGTGACACAACCTGTCGTAATGCCGGAACATGAGTCTCTAGCGAGTCTCGCACATGCTGCAACTGCTCCTGGGCTGGCACATGTACCCACATCACCGATCGTTGAAATGCCAGCAGTGAACGAAGCTCCATTTGCAAGCCTGCCAAGGACAAGTACAACTAGGGTGGAAACAAGGTCCAAAGATGActtgaagaaagaaaagagggaacgTGAGGCCGCAGAAAAGGCTGCAGAAAAGGCTGCCAAGCAAgccgagaaggagaaggagaaactAAAAGAGAAGCAActcaaagaagatgagaagaagcgcagAGAAGATCACATCAAAGTCATGCAAGCCCGCAGAAATGAGCAAGATGAGCTGCAGAAGGCGCTAGAGGCCAGTAAGAAATCCgcagcgcaagaagaagccgttagaaagaaggaagaaggcgaaggctTTGGATTCCTGAATCGGTCTAAGCGAGGCAGCAAGTCCATGTCGAAGCgtagcttcagcttcttcaaagacaaGAATGGCGCTCTACCAGATGGCGCCATGAATGGCGATGCTCCAGAAAAGGATAAGAAAGGAGGACGCATGAGCATGGGCCTCGGCCGGAAGAAGAGCacgtcttttctttcttaa